Genomic DNA from Bacteroidota bacterium:
GACAAGAAAGACGCATCAACAAACTAGAGAAAGAACTCGAAAACCAAAAGAAGAACCAAGCATGAAAACCAATCGTATTATATTATTAGTATTCATGGCAGTTGCTTTGGGCATTATATTTTTTCTGTTCAATAAAACTTCTGAATACGTGAGCTTCAAAGAAGCAGCAGCATCGGGCAATGAGGTGCATATTGTAGGTGTTTTAGACAAAAGCAAACCTATGGAATATGACCCTGCAAAACCCAACCATTTTTCGTTTTATTTAACCGACACTTTGCAAGAAACTAAGCAAGTAATATATGATAATCCCAAACCACCCGATTTTGACCGCAGTGACAA
This window encodes:
- a CDS encoding cytochrome c maturation protein CcmE, which gives rise to MKTNRIILLVFMAVALGIIFFLFNKTSEYVSFKEAAASGNEVHIVGVLDKSKPMEYDPAKPNHFSFYLTDTLQETKQVIYDNPKPPDFDRSDKIVIAGKMEGEHFHADKILLKCPSKYNTGKQEITE